The following are from one region of the Pseudodesulfovibrio piezophilus C1TLV30 genome:
- a CDS encoding NlpC/P60 family protein translates to MFDFGKSLLNMDPDEQKKMLDNATPGQRKLALEVGIGIKNQNQRQQPKQQKRDAYHDLDRLNTIVEKENEAHDFFGKGLADWQKNVTGNKPSKDATNLKKQFDDYEHGILSDLPKGGKRHGALSETLPKIKKGFLQQGHQFALDKLNERSRSVLDKGLQRLAKGALGASGDNDIQAHDDAAFDLINKYVMSEAKFDENDANAMYDKYLSYAGVDLEKARASENEEVPGAKPGFKMEDAEMYAENDTGTVSDAGGKEETEAQGPKIAGKGNTEEKSENKQRTKEAGADHDVKPKAWSTEHSAYVAKKYVGSDAWAKFKSKDDFGWGKTKCNKFAYDVLKENGTPVPLIHEGNNPLSNDMYPPVAADWANKDMELDGWVVVDDPKPGDVAASSEHVGIVSGDGKTVSASSIKNKVVENDWGFREGQAGEITYRRYVGKTGNQR, encoded by the coding sequence ATGTTTGATTTTGGAAAATCACTTCTCAATATGGATCCTGACGAGCAGAAGAAGATGCTCGACAATGCAACACCTGGCCAGCGCAAATTGGCTTTGGAAGTGGGCATCGGCATCAAAAATCAAAACCAACGACAGCAACCGAAGCAACAGAAGCGGGACGCTTATCACGATTTGGATCGGCTCAATACTATTGTTGAGAAGGAAAACGAAGCGCATGACTTCTTTGGTAAAGGGCTGGCCGACTGGCAGAAGAATGTCACCGGGAATAAGCCCTCCAAAGATGCCACCAATCTGAAAAAGCAGTTCGACGACTATGAGCATGGCATTCTGTCTGATCTTCCCAAGGGAGGAAAGCGGCACGGGGCATTGTCTGAAACTTTACCCAAGATCAAAAAGGGTTTCTTGCAGCAGGGGCATCAGTTTGCTTTGGACAAGCTCAATGAGCGTTCACGTAGCGTGCTTGACAAGGGCTTGCAGCGATTGGCTAAAGGCGCACTTGGTGCCAGTGGTGATAATGACATACAAGCTCATGATGATGCCGCTTTCGATCTTATCAACAAGTACGTGATGTCCGAGGCCAAGTTCGATGAGAATGACGCAAACGCCATGTACGACAAATATCTGAGTTATGCTGGTGTTGACCTAGAGAAAGCACGAGCGTCTGAGAATGAAGAAGTACCGGGAGCCAAGCCGGGCTTCAAAATGGAAGACGCTGAGATGTATGCTGAGAACGACACTGGCACTGTGAGTGATGCTGGTGGCAAGGAAGAGACAGAGGCGCAGGGCCCCAAAATAGCCGGGAAAGGCAACACTGAGGAAAAATCTGAGAACAAGCAAAGGACGAAGGAGGCTGGTGCTGATCATGATGTGAAGCCAAAAGCATGGTCCACTGAACATTCTGCCTATGTAGCGAAAAAGTATGTAGGGAGTGATGCTTGGGCTAAGTTCAAAAGCAAAGATGACTTTGGATGGGGCAAAACTAAGTGCAACAAATTCGCTTATGATGTTCTCAAAGAAAATGGGACACCTGTTCCCTTGATCCATGAAGGAAATAACCCTCTGTCGAATGATATGTATCCGCCCGTCGCGGCCGATTGGGCCAATAAAGATATGGAATTAGATGGATGGGTTGTTGTTGATGATCCTAAACCTGGTGACGTTGCAGCAAGTTCTGAGCACGTTGGCATCGTTAGCGGTGACGGTAAGACGGTCTCTGCTTCATCGATAAAAAATAAAGTGGTCGAAAACGACTGGGGATTCAGAGAGGGGCAAGCCGGGGAAATAACATACAGACGATATGTCGGAAAAACCGGCAATCAAAGATAG
- a CDS encoding IS3 family transposase (programmed frameshift) codes for MSKKRRRFTAEFKARVALDALSGEHTLSELASKYGVHTNQISTWKRQAKEGIVASFSGKAEKSQQMDDAHIKDLHAKIGQLLIEKDFLQQAFQNLSCERRREVVDKEHPQLSVRRQCRILKLQRSTYYYQPIGESSYNLELMKRIDELFMELPFFGSRQMRNILRDEGHLVGRGRVRRLMRKMGLMAIYQKPRTSDPHPQHKIYPYLLRNMKITKPNQVWCTDITYIPMKRGFLYLVAIMDWHSRAVLSWRLSNTMEADFCVVALEDAINRYGEPEIFNTDQGSQFTSYEFTKTLRDAGIRISMDGRGRWMDNVMIERLWKSLKYECVYLRELETGSELRSALAWWFNFYNNRRPHKTFDGRKPMEIYQSGPIPEGVPPLGWTHKAA; via the exons ATGTCCAAGAAGAGAAGAAGATTTACTGCTGAATTCAAAGCCCGTGTAGCCCTCGACGCTTTGTCTGGCGAGCACACACTTTCCGAGCTGGCCAGCAAGTATGGAGTTCACACCAACCAGATATCCACGTGGAAACGACAAGCCAAAGAAGGTATTGTCGCGTCATTTTCTGGCAAGGCAGAGAAGAGCCAGCAAATGGACGATGCACATATCAAGGATCTGCACGCTAAGATCGGCCAACTTCTGATCGAGAAGGATTTTTTGCAACAAGCCTTC CAAAATCTGAGCTGCGAGCGAAGGCGTGAAGTCGTCGACAAAGAGCATCCACAACTCAGCGTCCGGCGACAATGCAGAATCCTCAAACTGCAACGCTCAACATACTATTATCAGCCGATTGGCGAATCATCGTATAACTTGGAGTTGATGAAACGCATCGACGAGTTGTTCATGGAGCTACCATTTTTCGGCTCACGCCAGATGCGCAACATTCTGCGGGATGAAGGGCATCTGGTTGGCCGTGGTCGTGTGAGACGACTTATGCGCAAGATGGGCTTGATGGCGATTTACCAAAAACCGAGGACGAGTGATCCTCATCCACAGCACAAAATATATCCGTATTTGTTGCGGAACATGAAGATCACAAAGCCAAATCAAGTTTGGTGTACCGACATTACTTACATTCCGATGAAACGAGGCTTCTTGTATCTCGTGGCAATCATGGATTGGCATAGCCGGGCAGTATTGTCGTGGCGTTTGTCGAATACGATGGAGGCCGACTTTTGTGTCGTAGCTTTGGAGGATGCGATCAACCGTTATGGAGAACCTGAGATATTCAACACAGACCAGGGGAGCCAGTTCACCAGCTATGAATTCACAAAGACTCTGCGGGATGCTGGCATCCGCATTTCAATGGATGGCCGAGGACGCTGGATGGATAACGTCATGATCGAACGACTCTGGAAGTCTTTGAAATACGAATGTGTCTACTTGCGGGAACTGGAGACAGGAAGTGAGCTGCGGAGTGCCTTGGCCTGGTGGTTTAACTTCTACAATAATCGGCGTCCTCATAAGACCTTTGACGGACGCAAGCCGATGGAGATATATCAAAGCGGTCCCATCCCAGAGGGGGTACCCCCTCTGGGATGGACCCACAAGGCGGCGTAA
- a CDS encoding toxin-activating lysine-acyltransferase, which produces MSEDARSVVEEGNVASEGVVADETAQAAIKEGGAVEEKESRPRTPLDVIPEVLWLLTQSPQHKFMFLTELEWYFLPPLRHRQFRVFHKDKAPIAFVSWAYVSDEVEERLKSGATRLKPEDWRSGDNLWLIDLCAPFGGGEVIVREIREKVFKGQKVKTLQPAPDGSGMAVVEW; this is translated from the coding sequence GTGAGTGAAGATGCAAGAAGTGTTGTGGAAGAGGGCAATGTTGCCTCAGAGGGTGTTGTTGCTGATGAAACTGCTCAGGCTGCAATTAAGGAAGGAGGGGCGGTTGAAGAAAAGGAATCGCGGCCACGGACGCCGCTGGATGTCATTCCTGAAGTCCTCTGGCTACTGACGCAGTCGCCTCAACACAAGTTCATGTTTCTGACCGAGTTGGAATGGTACTTTTTGCCACCTCTTCGGCATAGGCAATTCCGGGTATTCCATAAGGACAAGGCTCCCATCGCGTTTGTGAGCTGGGCGTATGTCTCGGACGAGGTCGAGGAGCGGCTGAAGAGCGGCGCCACTCGCTTGAAGCCGGAGGACTGGCGCTCGGGCGATAATTTGTGGCTTATTGACCTGTGTGCGCCGTTTGGCGGTGGCGAAGTGATTGTTCGCGAGATTCGGGAAAAGGTGTTCAAGGGTCAGAAGGTCAAGACGTTGCAGCCTGCACCGGATGGAAGCGGTATGGCTGTGGTGGAGTGGTGA